One region of Miscanthus floridulus cultivar M001 chromosome 19, ASM1932011v1, whole genome shotgun sequence genomic DNA includes:
- the LOC136527765 gene encoding uncharacterized protein, producing the protein MSVSCGLEWVVCLGCTRWAWKRLTYIGAYDSETWPPASPDEFEPVPRLCRAVLANYDEDLSNPKFAPPERGYFDIDPRGIVKRATYEDVGNACPPYLIYVDEAHKEIILAIRGLNLVRNADYKVLMDNKLGMQMFDGGYVHHGLLKAAKFILERETETLRGLLRRYGPEYSLVLTGHSLGSGIAALMTVLVVNNRKEFDNIPRSRVKCYALAPARCMSLNLAVKYADVISSVVLQDDFLPRTPTPLEYIFGSIFCLPCLLFLMCLRDTFKQHKRKFKDPRRLYAPGRMYHIVERKFCRCGRFPPEVRTAIPVEGRFEHVVLSCSTTSDHAIAWIERESQKALELMMDSKKEMTPPPQQKMERLQSFEEEHKSALQRAKTLDVPHAADLSEEEIQEDGSTGPPSGTHSETTTETKSAGRTSWDELMEKLFTRDEDGKLVVNKDAMVREITVE; encoded by the exons ATGTCGGTGAGTTGCGGGCTCGAGTGGGTGGTGTGCCTGGGCTGCACGCGCTGGGCGTGGAAGCGGCTCACCTACATCGGCGCCTACGACAGCGAGACGTGGCCGCCGGCGTCCCCCGACGAGTTCGAGCCCGTCCCGCGCCTCTGCCGCGCCGTGCTCGCCAACTACGACGAGGACCTGTCCAACCCCAAGTTCGCGCCACCGGAGCGCGGGTACTTCGACATCGACCCCAGGGGCATCGTCAAGCGGGCCACCTACGAGGACGTCGGCAACGCGTGCCCGCCGTATCTTATCTACGTCGACGAGGCGCACAAGGAGATCATCCTCGCCATCCGCGGCCTCAACCTCGTGCGCAACGCCGACTACAAG GTGCTCATGGACAACAAGCTCGGGATGCAGATGTTCGACGGCGGCTACGTGCACCACGGCCTGCTCAAGGCCGCCAAGTTCATCCTGGAGCGGGAGACGGAGACGCTGCGGGGCCTGCTGCGCCGCTACGGGCCCGAGTACTCGCTCGTCCTCACCGGCCACTCGCTCGGCTCCGGCATCGCCGCGCTCATGACCGTGCTGGTGGTCAACAACCGCAAGGAGTTCGACAACATACCCAGGAGCCGAGTCAAGTGCTACGCCCTCGCGCCCGCCAGGTGCATGTCGCTCAACCTCGCCGTCAAGTACGCTGACGTCATCAGCTCCGTCGTGCTCCAG GATGACTTTTTGCCAAGAACGCCGACACCGCTAGAGTACATCTTTGGGTCTATCTTCTG CTTGCCCTGCTTGCTATTCCTCATGTGCTTGAGAGATACATTTAAACAACACAAGAGAAAATTTAAAGATCCAAGAAGATTGTATGCTCCTGGGCGAATGTATCATATCGTTGAGAGGAAATTTTGCAG ATGTGGAAGATTCCCACCTGAGGTCAGAACTGCAATTCCAGTGGAAGGACGATTTGAGCATGTTGTGTTATCATGCAGTACCACTTCTGATCATGCTATTGCTTGGATTGAACGGGAATCACAAAAGGCTTTAGAG CTAATGATGGACAGCAAGAAGGAAATGACTCCACCTCCGCAGCAAAAGATGGAGAGATTGCAAAGTTTTGAGGAGGAACACAAAAGTGCTCTCCAGAGAGCAAAGACCCTGGATGTTCCTCATGCCGCAGACCTGTCTGAAGAGGAGATTCAGGAGGATGGTAGCACTGGACCACCCTCTGGTACTCATAGCGAGACAACCACGGAAACAAAATCTGCAGGTAGAACAAGTTGGGACGAACTGATGGAGAAGCTTTTCACCAGGGATGAAGATGGGAAACTTGTCGTGAACAAGGATGCCATGGTGAGGGAAATTACTGTCGAGTAA